The following proteins are encoded in a genomic region of Hippocampus zosterae strain Florida chromosome 2, ASM2543408v3, whole genome shotgun sequence:
- the ccdc14 gene encoding coiled-coil domain-containing protein 14 isoform X1 gives MKGSMKRKVLISGKLTGGGARLQQARKRATFPGRKEPAYSFYSTDPKDQVASLHSGLDRCAVLLSGMLQVDKEEPLRQPLKTVDGGAAKPKPSTGPGKKTSKKFPPTRERSSPKVPRAKDGPPISQLGAKAAPTLQQSHLIPSLRPSQPLPRSAAAQPLTSVLLSVTQSESALHSAHPSSQRTLAQTASQSFGGYHTASINGKDVDSVPVKDTDAQSAHAYNTKFNPGPPYDTPRDVHSGDDVCAEKLRTVQYLLGELKGLIAGKGSIAEQLLSHLETTVSSPQLISKGFEPEKSADLETLRNLNAQLHRRVAFLNKQLKERERQQNTETVCNSQVLGLPEDLGADQYRLQELKVVLAEARKSLLDTKKQLRDSEAQNALMKSDLETMRIKFVQSEQVQRELASLAQQRLEEMENLKRMIRSGNAYECERVGDLAPSDAALKEQYDDHGGATERITKYLMTLGQPEASCSRANVHMAAEREEKTSDERKMTLLEKTPSQPYHHHRNQTHSEGFAGVQLSEQQTGEERRQLFDSFLSEGKMETMSPDCSMRSVSTFDTRDEAAFRDGLAALDASIANLQKTIKQDLGR, from the exons ATGAAAGGAAGTATGAAGCGAAAG GTACTAATATCTGGAAAGCTGACAGGTGGAGGAGCCAGGTTACAACAGGCGAGGAAACG AGCCACATTTCCAGGGCGAAAGGAACCGGCCTACTCCTTTTATTCCACAGATCCTAAAGACCAG GTTGCCAGTCTGCACTCGGGCCTGGATCGTTGCGCTGTTCTGCTCTCTGGCATGCTCCAGGTGGACAAGGAAG AACCTTTGAGACAACCTCTGAAAACAGTGGACGGTGGTGCTGCCAAACCAAAACCATCCACCGGACCGGGGAAAAAGACCAGCAAGAAATTCCCTCCAACAAGAG AACGCAGTTCTCCTAAGGTCCCAAGAGCAAAAGACGGTCCTCCAATTTCACAGTTGGGAGCGAAGGCGGCGCCCACCCTCCAGCAGTCTCACTTAATTCCATCCTTGAGACCGTCTCAACCACTTCCCCGGTCTGCCGCCGCCCAGCCCTTGACCTCCGTCCTTCTGTCTGTGACCCAGTCTGAGTCCGCGCTCCACTCCGCCCACCCCTCAAGTCAACGGACTCTAGCTCAGACCGCCAGCCAATCATTTGGCGGTTACCACACGGCCTCCATTAATGGCAAAGATGTTGATTCAGTGCCTGTGAAAGACACAGACGCCCAAAGTGCGCACGCCTACAATACAAAGTTTAATCCTGGTCCGCCATATGACACCCCCCGTGACGTACATAGTGGGGATGACGTTTGTGCAGAAAAACTACGAACTGTTCAGTATCTTCTTGGAGAGCTCAAGGGGTTGATAGCTGGAAAAG GCAGTATTGCCGAGCAGCTGCTCAGTCATCTGGAGACGACCGTGTCCTCGCCGCAGTTAATCTCCAAAGGTTTCGAGCCTGAGAAATCCGCAGACCTGGAGACTCTGCGCAACTTGAATGCCCAGCTTCACAG ACGAGTGGCGTTTCTCAACAAACAGTTaaaggagagggagagacaACAAAATACCGAAACCGTGTGTAACTCACAAG taCTCGGTCTTCCAGAGGATCTTGGTGCTGATCAATACCGCCTGCAGGAGCTTAAAGTTGTTCTCGCTGAAGCGCGGAAATCTCTTCTGGACACAAAGAAACAATTGCGAGACAGCGAGGCACAGAATGCGCTGATGAAATCAG ATTTGGAGACCATGAGAATCAAATTTGTCCAGAGTGAGCAGGTGCAGAGGGAACTGGCCTCACTTGCCCAGCAAAGACTGGAAGAGATGGAGAACCTGAAGAG gATGATTAGGAGTGGCAACGCGTATGAGTGCGAGAGAGTTGGTGACCTTGCGCCATCTGACGCAGCACTCAAGGAGCAATATGATGACCACGGCGGCGCCACTGAACGCATCACGAAATATTTGATGACTCTGGGCCAACCGGAGGCCTCGTGCAGCCGTGCTAATGTACACATGGCTGCAGAAAGGGAAGAGAAAACATCAGATGAAAGGAAAATGACCCTGCTAGAAAAAACGCCGTCTCAACCCTATCATCATCATCGTAACCAGACGCACAGTGAAGGTTTCGCGGGTGTACAATTATCGGAGCAGCAGACGGGTGAAGAGCGCCGGCAACTGTTTGACTCGTTCCTTTCTGAGGGCAAGATGGAAACTATGTCACCTGACTGCAGTATGAGGTCAGTTTCAACCTTTGACACCAGGGATGAGGCAGCGTTTCGAGACGGATTGGCCGCGCTGGATGCCAGCATAGCTAATCtgcaaaaaacaatcaaacaggaTTTAGGCAGATGA
- the ddx4 gene encoding probable ATP-dependent RNA helicase DDX4 isoform X2 codes for MDSFDEQEFGISTSQNHSRGRRGGFKSSFFSEMASSGGQGGERGAFRGRGRDFSGWRRGRGGHSEGRGHGFGGGYRGKNEEFFTQANTQDPKESDPSNPDSSVRPKVTYVPPALPEDEDSVFAHYEQGINFDKYDDIIVDVSGTNPVPAILSFAEAALCESLRKNVSKSGYSKPTPVQKHAIPIISAGRDLMACAQTGSGKTAAFLLPILQQLMADGVAASSFVELQEPEAIIVAPTRELINQIFLEARKFAYGTCVRPVVVYGGVNTGFQLREISKGCNIVCGTPGRLLDVIQRGRIGLTKLRYLVLDEADRMLDMGFEPDMRRLVTSPGMPPKENRQTLLFSATYPQDIQKLAADFLKTDYLFLAVGIVGGACSDVEQTFVQVTKFSKREQLLAFLKTTGNERTMVFVETKRQADFIATFLCQEELPTTSIHGDREQREREQALADFKTGKCPILVATSVAARGLDIPEVQHVVNFDLPKSIDEYVHRIGRTGRCGNIGRAVSFYDPEGDSQLAASLVTILSKAQQEVPSWLEESAFSGGPTSFSQANKSFASSDSRKSQQAGCEWRQPVPQVAVADDDWE; via the exons ATGGATTCTTTCGATGAACAG GAATTTGGAATCAGCACGTCCCAGAATCACA GTCGTGGCAGAAGAGGAGGATTTAAGAGTTCCTTTTTTTCAG AAATGGCCAGTTCGGGTGGTcaaggaggagaaagaggagctTTCAGAGGAAGAGGCAGAG ACTTTAGCGGATGGAGGAGAGGCAGAGGAGGCCACAGCGAAG gtCGTGGCCATGGCTTTGGGGGAG GATATCGTGGAAAGAATGAGGAATTCTTCACCCAAG ccaaTACACAAGATCCAAAGGAGTCAGACCCATCAAACCCAGATTCTAGCGTCC GGCCAAAAGTCACCTATGTTCCTCCGGCCCTTCCTGAAGATGAGGACTCTGTGTTTGCACATTACGAGCAAGGCATTAATTTTGATAAATACGATGATATCATCGTAGATGTGAGCGGAACAAATCCAGTGCCTGCCATATTG AGTTTTGCTGAGGCAGCCTTATGTGAATCCCTGCGAAAAAATGTCAGCAAGTCCGGTTATTCAAAGCCCACCCCGGTTCAGAAGCATGCCATTCCGATCATCTCTGCGGGTCGAGATCTCATGGCCTGTGCTCAGACCGGATCTGGAAAAACG GCTGCATTCCTACTTCCAATTCTGCAGCAGCTAATGGCCGATGGCGTGGCTGCCAGCAGCTTTGTTGAGTTGCAGGAACCCGAGGCAATCATTGTCGCCCCAACTCGGGAGCTCATCAACCAGATTTTCCTGGAGGCCAGGAAGTTTGCCTATGG AACGTGTGTGCGTCCGGTGGTGGTGTATGGTGGAGTGAACACCGGATTTCAGCTCAGAGAAATTTCTAAAGGCTGCAACATAGTGTGTGGAACGCCGGGGAGATTATTGGATGTAATTCAACGTGGACGG ATCGGGCTGACCAAGCTGCGCTATCTGGTTCTTGATGAGGCTGACAGGATGTTGGATATGGGCTTTGAGCCTGACATGCGCCGCCTGGTTACTTCGCCCGGGATGCCACCCAAAGAGAATCGCCAGACTCTGCTGTTTAGCGCCACCTACCCTCAAGACATCCAGAA GTTGGCCGCCGATTTCCTCAAGACGGACTATTTGTTTCTGGCTGTTGGCATAGTGGGCGGGGCTTGTAGCGATGTTGAACAGACATTTGTCCAAGTCACCAAGTTCTCAAAGAGAGAGCAGCTTCTTGCCTTTCTTAAGACCACCg GAAATGAGCGCACAATGGTGTTTGTGGAGACAAAGAGACAAGCTGATTTCATTGCCACTTTCCTGTGCCAAGAGGAACTTCCCACCACCAGTATTCACGG GGATCGCGAACAGCGGGAACGAGAGCAGGCCTTGGCCGACTTTAAGACCGGCAAATGCCCCATCCTCGTCGCGACGTCGGTCGCTGCCCGCGGCCTGGACATTCCAGAAGTGCAGCACGTGGTCAACTTTGACCTCCCCAAGAGTATTGATGAATATGTCCACCGCATCGGCAGAACCGGCCGCTGCGGTAATATTGGCAGGGCGGTGTCTTTCTACGATCCGGAGGGGGACAGTCAGCTGGCTGCTTCCTTGGTCACAATCTTGTCCAAG GCCCAACAAGAAGTGCCATCATGGCTGGAGGAGTCTGCATTCAGTGGAGGACCCACTAGCTTTAGCCAGGCCAACAAGAGCTTTGCCTCCTCCGACTCCAGGAAg TCTCAACAGGCAGGATGTGAGTGGAGACAGCCCGTTCCTCAGGTTGCAGTTGCTGACGATGATTGGGAGTAG
- the ddx4 gene encoding probable ATP-dependent RNA helicase DDX4 isoform X1, producing MDSFDEQEFGISTSQNHSRGRRGGFKSSFFSEMASSGGQGGERGAFRGRGRGRGFGGNSQTQFNDFSGWRRGRGGHSEGRGHGFGGGYRGKNEEFFTQANTQDPKESDPSNPDSSVRPKVTYVPPALPEDEDSVFAHYEQGINFDKYDDIIVDVSGTNPVPAILSFAEAALCESLRKNVSKSGYSKPTPVQKHAIPIISAGRDLMACAQTGSGKTAAFLLPILQQLMADGVAASSFVELQEPEAIIVAPTRELINQIFLEARKFAYGTCVRPVVVYGGVNTGFQLREISKGCNIVCGTPGRLLDVIQRGRIGLTKLRYLVLDEADRMLDMGFEPDMRRLVTSPGMPPKENRQTLLFSATYPQDIQKLAADFLKTDYLFLAVGIVGGACSDVEQTFVQVTKFSKREQLLAFLKTTGNERTMVFVETKRQADFIATFLCQEELPTTSIHGDREQREREQALADFKTGKCPILVATSVAARGLDIPEVQHVVNFDLPKSIDEYVHRIGRTGRCGNIGRAVSFYDPEGDSQLAASLVTILSKAQQEVPSWLEESAFSGGPTSFSQANKSFASSDSRKSQQAGCEWRQPVPQVAVADDDWE from the exons ATGGATTCTTTCGATGAACAG GAATTTGGAATCAGCACGTCCCAGAATCACA GTCGTGGCAGAAGAGGAGGATTTAAGAGTTCCTTTTTTTCAG AAATGGCCAGTTCGGGTGGTcaaggaggagaaagaggagctTTCAGAGGAAGAGGCAGAG GTCGAGGTTTTGGTGGAAACAGTCAGACCCAATTCAACG ACTTTAGCGGATGGAGGAGAGGCAGAGGAGGCCACAGCGAAG gtCGTGGCCATGGCTTTGGGGGAG GATATCGTGGAAAGAATGAGGAATTCTTCACCCAAG ccaaTACACAAGATCCAAAGGAGTCAGACCCATCAAACCCAGATTCTAGCGTCC GGCCAAAAGTCACCTATGTTCCTCCGGCCCTTCCTGAAGATGAGGACTCTGTGTTTGCACATTACGAGCAAGGCATTAATTTTGATAAATACGATGATATCATCGTAGATGTGAGCGGAACAAATCCAGTGCCTGCCATATTG AGTTTTGCTGAGGCAGCCTTATGTGAATCCCTGCGAAAAAATGTCAGCAAGTCCGGTTATTCAAAGCCCACCCCGGTTCAGAAGCATGCCATTCCGATCATCTCTGCGGGTCGAGATCTCATGGCCTGTGCTCAGACCGGATCTGGAAAAACG GCTGCATTCCTACTTCCAATTCTGCAGCAGCTAATGGCCGATGGCGTGGCTGCCAGCAGCTTTGTTGAGTTGCAGGAACCCGAGGCAATCATTGTCGCCCCAACTCGGGAGCTCATCAACCAGATTTTCCTGGAGGCCAGGAAGTTTGCCTATGG AACGTGTGTGCGTCCGGTGGTGGTGTATGGTGGAGTGAACACCGGATTTCAGCTCAGAGAAATTTCTAAAGGCTGCAACATAGTGTGTGGAACGCCGGGGAGATTATTGGATGTAATTCAACGTGGACGG ATCGGGCTGACCAAGCTGCGCTATCTGGTTCTTGATGAGGCTGACAGGATGTTGGATATGGGCTTTGAGCCTGACATGCGCCGCCTGGTTACTTCGCCCGGGATGCCACCCAAAGAGAATCGCCAGACTCTGCTGTTTAGCGCCACCTACCCTCAAGACATCCAGAA GTTGGCCGCCGATTTCCTCAAGACGGACTATTTGTTTCTGGCTGTTGGCATAGTGGGCGGGGCTTGTAGCGATGTTGAACAGACATTTGTCCAAGTCACCAAGTTCTCAAAGAGAGAGCAGCTTCTTGCCTTTCTTAAGACCACCg GAAATGAGCGCACAATGGTGTTTGTGGAGACAAAGAGACAAGCTGATTTCATTGCCACTTTCCTGTGCCAAGAGGAACTTCCCACCACCAGTATTCACGG GGATCGCGAACAGCGGGAACGAGAGCAGGCCTTGGCCGACTTTAAGACCGGCAAATGCCCCATCCTCGTCGCGACGTCGGTCGCTGCCCGCGGCCTGGACATTCCAGAAGTGCAGCACGTGGTCAACTTTGACCTCCCCAAGAGTATTGATGAATATGTCCACCGCATCGGCAGAACCGGCCGCTGCGGTAATATTGGCAGGGCGGTGTCTTTCTACGATCCGGAGGGGGACAGTCAGCTGGCTGCTTCCTTGGTCACAATCTTGTCCAAG GCCCAACAAGAAGTGCCATCATGGCTGGAGGAGTCTGCATTCAGTGGAGGACCCACTAGCTTTAGCCAGGCCAACAAGAGCTTTGCCTCCTCCGACTCCAGGAAg TCTCAACAGGCAGGATGTGAGTGGAGACAGCCCGTTCCTCAGGTTGCAGTTGCTGACGATGATTGGGAGTAG
- the ddx4 gene encoding probable ATP-dependent RNA helicase DDX4 isoform X3, whose translation MDSFDEQEFGISTSQNHSRGRRGGFKSSFFSEMASSGGQGGERGAFRGRGRGRGHGFGGGYRGKNEEFFTQANTQDPKESDPSNPDSSVRPKVTYVPPALPEDEDSVFAHYEQGINFDKYDDIIVDVSGTNPVPAILSFAEAALCESLRKNVSKSGYSKPTPVQKHAIPIISAGRDLMACAQTGSGKTAAFLLPILQQLMADGVAASSFVELQEPEAIIVAPTRELINQIFLEARKFAYGTCVRPVVVYGGVNTGFQLREISKGCNIVCGTPGRLLDVIQRGRIGLTKLRYLVLDEADRMLDMGFEPDMRRLVTSPGMPPKENRQTLLFSATYPQDIQKLAADFLKTDYLFLAVGIVGGACSDVEQTFVQVTKFSKREQLLAFLKTTGNERTMVFVETKRQADFIATFLCQEELPTTSIHGDREQREREQALADFKTGKCPILVATSVAARGLDIPEVQHVVNFDLPKSIDEYVHRIGRTGRCGNIGRAVSFYDPEGDSQLAASLVTILSKAQQEVPSWLEESAFSGGPTSFSQANKSFASSDSRKSQQAGCEWRQPVPQVAVADDDWE comes from the exons ATGGATTCTTTCGATGAACAG GAATTTGGAATCAGCACGTCCCAGAATCACA GTCGTGGCAGAAGAGGAGGATTTAAGAGTTCCTTTTTTTCAG AAATGGCCAGTTCGGGTGGTcaaggaggagaaagaggagctTTCAGAGGAAGAGGCAGAG gtCGTGGCCATGGCTTTGGGGGAG GATATCGTGGAAAGAATGAGGAATTCTTCACCCAAG ccaaTACACAAGATCCAAAGGAGTCAGACCCATCAAACCCAGATTCTAGCGTCC GGCCAAAAGTCACCTATGTTCCTCCGGCCCTTCCTGAAGATGAGGACTCTGTGTTTGCACATTACGAGCAAGGCATTAATTTTGATAAATACGATGATATCATCGTAGATGTGAGCGGAACAAATCCAGTGCCTGCCATATTG AGTTTTGCTGAGGCAGCCTTATGTGAATCCCTGCGAAAAAATGTCAGCAAGTCCGGTTATTCAAAGCCCACCCCGGTTCAGAAGCATGCCATTCCGATCATCTCTGCGGGTCGAGATCTCATGGCCTGTGCTCAGACCGGATCTGGAAAAACG GCTGCATTCCTACTTCCAATTCTGCAGCAGCTAATGGCCGATGGCGTGGCTGCCAGCAGCTTTGTTGAGTTGCAGGAACCCGAGGCAATCATTGTCGCCCCAACTCGGGAGCTCATCAACCAGATTTTCCTGGAGGCCAGGAAGTTTGCCTATGG AACGTGTGTGCGTCCGGTGGTGGTGTATGGTGGAGTGAACACCGGATTTCAGCTCAGAGAAATTTCTAAAGGCTGCAACATAGTGTGTGGAACGCCGGGGAGATTATTGGATGTAATTCAACGTGGACGG ATCGGGCTGACCAAGCTGCGCTATCTGGTTCTTGATGAGGCTGACAGGATGTTGGATATGGGCTTTGAGCCTGACATGCGCCGCCTGGTTACTTCGCCCGGGATGCCACCCAAAGAGAATCGCCAGACTCTGCTGTTTAGCGCCACCTACCCTCAAGACATCCAGAA GTTGGCCGCCGATTTCCTCAAGACGGACTATTTGTTTCTGGCTGTTGGCATAGTGGGCGGGGCTTGTAGCGATGTTGAACAGACATTTGTCCAAGTCACCAAGTTCTCAAAGAGAGAGCAGCTTCTTGCCTTTCTTAAGACCACCg GAAATGAGCGCACAATGGTGTTTGTGGAGACAAAGAGACAAGCTGATTTCATTGCCACTTTCCTGTGCCAAGAGGAACTTCCCACCACCAGTATTCACGG GGATCGCGAACAGCGGGAACGAGAGCAGGCCTTGGCCGACTTTAAGACCGGCAAATGCCCCATCCTCGTCGCGACGTCGGTCGCTGCCCGCGGCCTGGACATTCCAGAAGTGCAGCACGTGGTCAACTTTGACCTCCCCAAGAGTATTGATGAATATGTCCACCGCATCGGCAGAACCGGCCGCTGCGGTAATATTGGCAGGGCGGTGTCTTTCTACGATCCGGAGGGGGACAGTCAGCTGGCTGCTTCCTTGGTCACAATCTTGTCCAAG GCCCAACAAGAAGTGCCATCATGGCTGGAGGAGTCTGCATTCAGTGGAGGACCCACTAGCTTTAGCCAGGCCAACAAGAGCTTTGCCTCCTCCGACTCCAGGAAg TCTCAACAGGCAGGATGTGAGTGGAGACAGCCCGTTCCTCAGGTTGCAGTTGCTGACGATGATTGGGAGTAG
- the ccdc14 gene encoding coiled-coil domain-containing protein 14 isoform X2, which translates to MVMQFLNNERKYEAKGTNIWKADRWRSQVTTGEETVASLHSGLDRCAVLLSGMLQVDKEEPLRQPLKTVDGGAAKPKPSTGPGKKTSKKFPPTRERSSPKVPRAKDGPPISQLGAKAAPTLQQSHLIPSLRPSQPLPRSAAAQPLTSVLLSVTQSESALHSAHPSSQRTLAQTASQSFGGYHTASINGKDVDSVPVKDTDAQSAHAYNTKFNPGPPYDTPRDVHSGDDVCAEKLRTVQYLLGELKGLIAGKGSIAEQLLSHLETTVSSPQLISKGFEPEKSADLETLRNLNAQLHRRVAFLNKQLKERERQQNTETVCNSQVLGLPEDLGADQYRLQELKVVLAEARKSLLDTKKQLRDSEAQNALMKSDLETMRIKFVQSEQVQRELASLAQQRLEEMENLKRMIRSGNAYECERVGDLAPSDAALKEQYDDHGGATERITKYLMTLGQPEASCSRANVHMAAEREEKTSDERKMTLLEKTPSQPYHHHRNQTHSEGFAGVQLSEQQTGEERRQLFDSFLSEGKMETMSPDCSMRSVSTFDTRDEAAFRDGLAALDASIANLQKTIKQDLGR; encoded by the exons ATGGTGATGCAGTTTCTCAACAATGAAAGGAAGTATGAAGCGAAAG GTACTAATATCTGGAAAGCTGACAGGTGGAGGAGCCAGGTTACAACAGGCGAGGAAACG GTTGCCAGTCTGCACTCGGGCCTGGATCGTTGCGCTGTTCTGCTCTCTGGCATGCTCCAGGTGGACAAGGAAG AACCTTTGAGACAACCTCTGAAAACAGTGGACGGTGGTGCTGCCAAACCAAAACCATCCACCGGACCGGGGAAAAAGACCAGCAAGAAATTCCCTCCAACAAGAG AACGCAGTTCTCCTAAGGTCCCAAGAGCAAAAGACGGTCCTCCAATTTCACAGTTGGGAGCGAAGGCGGCGCCCACCCTCCAGCAGTCTCACTTAATTCCATCCTTGAGACCGTCTCAACCACTTCCCCGGTCTGCCGCCGCCCAGCCCTTGACCTCCGTCCTTCTGTCTGTGACCCAGTCTGAGTCCGCGCTCCACTCCGCCCACCCCTCAAGTCAACGGACTCTAGCTCAGACCGCCAGCCAATCATTTGGCGGTTACCACACGGCCTCCATTAATGGCAAAGATGTTGATTCAGTGCCTGTGAAAGACACAGACGCCCAAAGTGCGCACGCCTACAATACAAAGTTTAATCCTGGTCCGCCATATGACACCCCCCGTGACGTACATAGTGGGGATGACGTTTGTGCAGAAAAACTACGAACTGTTCAGTATCTTCTTGGAGAGCTCAAGGGGTTGATAGCTGGAAAAG GCAGTATTGCCGAGCAGCTGCTCAGTCATCTGGAGACGACCGTGTCCTCGCCGCAGTTAATCTCCAAAGGTTTCGAGCCTGAGAAATCCGCAGACCTGGAGACTCTGCGCAACTTGAATGCCCAGCTTCACAG ACGAGTGGCGTTTCTCAACAAACAGTTaaaggagagggagagacaACAAAATACCGAAACCGTGTGTAACTCACAAG taCTCGGTCTTCCAGAGGATCTTGGTGCTGATCAATACCGCCTGCAGGAGCTTAAAGTTGTTCTCGCTGAAGCGCGGAAATCTCTTCTGGACACAAAGAAACAATTGCGAGACAGCGAGGCACAGAATGCGCTGATGAAATCAG ATTTGGAGACCATGAGAATCAAATTTGTCCAGAGTGAGCAGGTGCAGAGGGAACTGGCCTCACTTGCCCAGCAAAGACTGGAAGAGATGGAGAACCTGAAGAG gATGATTAGGAGTGGCAACGCGTATGAGTGCGAGAGAGTTGGTGACCTTGCGCCATCTGACGCAGCACTCAAGGAGCAATATGATGACCACGGCGGCGCCACTGAACGCATCACGAAATATTTGATGACTCTGGGCCAACCGGAGGCCTCGTGCAGCCGTGCTAATGTACACATGGCTGCAGAAAGGGAAGAGAAAACATCAGATGAAAGGAAAATGACCCTGCTAGAAAAAACGCCGTCTCAACCCTATCATCATCATCGTAACCAGACGCACAGTGAAGGTTTCGCGGGTGTACAATTATCGGAGCAGCAGACGGGTGAAGAGCGCCGGCAACTGTTTGACTCGTTCCTTTCTGAGGGCAAGATGGAAACTATGTCACCTGACTGCAGTATGAGGTCAGTTTCAACCTTTGACACCAGGGATGAGGCAGCGTTTCGAGACGGATTGGCCGCGCTGGATGCCAGCATAGCTAATCtgcaaaaaacaatcaaacaggaTTTAGGCAGATGA